A window from Akkermansia muciniphila encodes these proteins:
- the gltX gene encoding glutamate--tRNA ligase produces the protein MSHVRTRFAPSPTGYLHIGGARTALFNWLFARKTGGTFILRIEDTDNARNTEEATRAIFTGMEWLGLDWDEGPMKGGDCGPYFQSQRNDIYDAYFKKLQDAGRVYEDDGAWRFRFDRSKPVTFHDLICGDITIDYRDASNTPDMAIRRADGSYIFHFVNVVDDIEMKMTHVIRGEDHIMNTPKHIQLFEAFGVTPPVFAHMPLILNQDGSKMSKRDVGAALGTYPEEGFLPEGVMNFLALLGWSPKDDTEIFSPQELIERFSLEAVNHSAAKFDITKCRWVNQQHIIALAPEEFTAQARPFCLNAGLPDSPILDDAIATVQTKVQTLAEVPDKIRFFFELSMDPEAVAKVQPEALELLSKLADRLEQEPEWDGHELIGVLKAFAKENGVKMGAVMFPARVALTGLSGGPDLSSVFSLLGREESVRRIRAFSLN, from the coding sequence ATGAGTCACGTCAGAACAAGATTCGCACCTTCCCCCACGGGCTACCTCCACATCGGCGGCGCACGCACCGCCCTGTTCAACTGGCTGTTCGCCCGCAAGACGGGCGGCACCTTCATCCTTCGCATTGAGGATACGGACAACGCCCGCAACACGGAGGAAGCCACCCGCGCAATCTTCACCGGCATGGAATGGCTGGGGCTGGACTGGGATGAAGGCCCCATGAAGGGCGGCGACTGCGGCCCCTACTTCCAAAGCCAGCGCAATGATATTTACGACGCCTATTTCAAGAAGCTCCAGGACGCCGGACGCGTGTACGAGGACGACGGCGCCTGGCGCTTCCGCTTTGACCGCTCCAAGCCCGTCACCTTCCATGACCTGATCTGCGGGGACATCACCATTGACTACCGGGACGCCTCCAACACGCCGGACATGGCCATCCGCCGGGCGGACGGCTCCTACATCTTCCACTTCGTCAACGTGGTGGACGACATTGAAATGAAGATGACCCACGTCATCCGCGGGGAAGACCACATCATGAACACGCCCAAGCACATCCAGCTGTTTGAGGCCTTCGGCGTCACTCCCCCGGTCTTCGCCCACATGCCGCTGATCCTGAACCAGGACGGTTCCAAGATGTCCAAGCGCGACGTGGGCGCGGCCCTGGGCACATATCCGGAAGAAGGCTTCCTGCCGGAAGGCGTGATGAACTTCCTGGCCCTGCTGGGCTGGTCCCCCAAGGACGACACGGAAATCTTCTCCCCGCAGGAGCTCATTGAACGCTTCTCCCTGGAAGCCGTCAACCACTCCGCCGCCAAATTTGACATCACCAAGTGCCGCTGGGTCAACCAGCAGCACATCATCGCCCTGGCTCCGGAGGAATTCACGGCCCAGGCGCGGCCCTTCTGCCTGAACGCCGGGCTGCCGGACTCCCCCATTCTGGATGACGCCATCGCCACCGTGCAGACGAAGGTGCAGACGCTGGCGGAAGTGCCGGACAAAATCCGCTTCTTCTTTGAACTCAGCATGGACCCGGAAGCCGTTGCCAAGGTCCAGCCGGAAGCCCTGGAACTGCTTTCCAAACTGGCGGACAGGCTGGAGCAGGAACCGGAATGGGACGGCCACGAACTCATTGGCGTGCTGAAAGCCTTTGCCAAGGAAAACGGCGTGAAGATGGGAGCCGTCATGTTCCCCGCCCGCGTGGCCCTCACCGGGCTGAGCGGCGGACCGGACCTTTCCTCCGTCTTCTCCCTGCTGGGCCGGGAGGAATCCGTGCGGAGAATCCGTGCGTTCTCCCTGAACTGA
- a CDS encoding undecaprenyl-diphosphate phosphatase: protein MNLLDIIILGIVEGLTEYLPVSSTGHLLLTESLLNMSQSKEALDALAVCIQGGAILAVLSLYFPRVKAMAQGLRGNNPAGLKLLVNLILAFLPAAVVGLCCASLIKEYLFNTYTVAYSWIVGGGVILAYCAWRARQGRSNEGNSGASIESLTPAKALTVGALQCVAMVPGTSRSLMTMLGGMFVGLSVEAAVEFSFLLGLITLGAATAHDAYKDGALMLEAFGWEALAVGTVVSWLSAWLAVKWMVSYLQKHSFAVFGWYRIAIGIVTLVLLGAGLMH from the coding sequence ATGAATCTCCTGGACATCATCATCCTGGGCATTGTGGAAGGCCTGACCGAGTACCTGCCGGTCAGCTCCACCGGGCACCTTCTCCTGACGGAATCCCTGCTGAACATGTCCCAGAGCAAGGAGGCCCTGGACGCCCTGGCCGTCTGCATCCAGGGCGGGGCCATCCTGGCGGTGCTGAGCCTGTATTTCCCCCGGGTGAAGGCCATGGCGCAGGGCTTGCGCGGCAATAATCCCGCCGGGCTGAAGCTGCTGGTGAACCTCATTCTGGCCTTTCTCCCCGCCGCCGTGGTGGGCCTGTGCTGCGCCTCCCTGATCAAGGAGTACCTGTTCAATACGTACACGGTGGCCTATTCCTGGATTGTGGGCGGCGGCGTGATTCTGGCGTACTGCGCCTGGCGCGCCAGGCAGGGACGTTCCAATGAGGGGAACTCCGGTGCCTCCATTGAAAGCCTGACCCCGGCCAAGGCCCTGACGGTGGGCGCGCTCCAGTGCGTGGCCATGGTTCCCGGCACCAGCCGGAGCCTGATGACCATGCTGGGAGGCATGTTCGTGGGGCTTAGCGTGGAAGCCGCCGTGGAATTCAGCTTCCTGCTGGGCCTGATTACCCTGGGCGCGGCCACGGCGCATGATGCGTACAAGGATGGGGCGCTGATGCTGGAAGCCTTCGGGTGGGAAGCCCTGGCCGTGGGAACGGTCGTGAGCTGGCTGTCCGCATGGCTGGCTGTAAAATGGATGGTCTCCTACCTCCAAAAGCACAGTTTTGCCGTATTCGGCTGGTACCGCATCGCCATCGGCATCGTGACCCTGGTTCTGCTGGGAGCGGGGTTGATGCATTAA
- the tatC gene encoding twin-arginine translocase subunit TatC, with product MFFLKHIFRLREKWQIEREDEEKPFLEHLDDLRTMLLRMALCLTVSTILCAGFASNLMDILRRPVNQVWDMFEESHLPAGIGLDAWGKAKETATAMMSLDGAQRKLLLRQISPSLADLTEAALVLRGAESLPEDRKEIFIREGSPSSTVRELAESLFAKEAILTDGTGRGALKMMSAFQPGEAFMLTIKLSLYAGVVISFPLLLYFLLQFIIPGLLEHERKLLYKCMAVGFGLFLAGTLFCYFIVLPRVLTFFYTYSLEFGISNEWRIGYYLSFATQMILMFGLAFELPVVVMPFVKLGVLTYDMMKATRRYAIVAIAILAAVITPTPDVATMMLMAVPMYALYEICIILAWMHERKEAARAREEVARFEEDFNNDNSPYNH from the coding sequence GTGTTCTTTTTAAAGCACATATTCCGTCTGCGGGAGAAGTGGCAGATTGAGCGGGAGGACGAGGAAAAGCCCTTTCTGGAGCATCTGGACGACCTGCGCACCATGCTGCTGAGGATGGCCCTGTGCCTGACCGTCAGCACGATTCTGTGCGCCGGGTTCGCGTCCAATCTGATGGACATCCTGAGGCGCCCCGTCAACCAGGTGTGGGACATGTTTGAGGAATCCCACCTGCCCGCGGGAATCGGGCTGGACGCCTGGGGAAAGGCCAAGGAAACGGCCACGGCCATGATGAGCCTGGACGGCGCCCAGCGGAAGCTGCTTCTCCGGCAGATTTCCCCGTCCCTGGCGGACTTGACGGAGGCGGCCCTGGTGCTCCGCGGAGCGGAGTCCCTGCCGGAGGACAGGAAGGAGATTTTCATCAGGGAGGGAAGCCCCAGCTCCACGGTGCGGGAACTGGCGGAATCCCTGTTTGCCAAGGAGGCCATTCTGACGGACGGCACGGGACGGGGGGCCCTCAAGATGATGAGCGCGTTCCAGCCCGGGGAGGCGTTCATGCTGACCATCAAGCTTTCCCTGTATGCCGGGGTGGTGATCTCCTTTCCCCTGTTGCTGTACTTCCTGCTCCAGTTCATTATTCCGGGGCTGCTGGAGCATGAGCGCAAGCTGCTGTACAAGTGCATGGCGGTCGGCTTCGGCCTGTTCCTGGCCGGAACGCTGTTCTGCTACTTCATCGTGCTCCCCAGGGTGCTCACCTTCTTTTACACGTATTCCCTGGAATTCGGCATTTCCAATGAATGGCGCATCGGCTATTACCTGTCCTTCGCCACGCAGATGATCCTGATGTTCGGCCTGGCGTTTGAACTGCCCGTGGTGGTGATGCCCTTCGTCAAGCTGGGCGTGCTGACCTATGACATGATGAAGGCCACGCGCCGCTACGCCATTGTGGCGATCGCCATCCTGGCCGCGGTCATCACCCCTACGCCGGACGTAGCCACCATGATGCTGATGGCCGTCCCCATGTACGCGCTGTATGAAATATGCATCATCCTGGCCTGGATGCATGAGCGCAAGGAGGCCGCCCGTGCCCGGGAGGAAGTAGCCCGGTTTGAAGAAGACTTCAACAACGACAATTCTCCCTACAACCACTAA
- a CDS encoding vWA domain-containing protein, with amino-acid sequence MNHIIACTLGLLGAGALCSHGESAAAPANGRPVAPEKDKYSITPGRQGNAQEVKKSVASVTVSSAMGHASCVKISTSEPEKAEGMKSGAYSVTTRNGPAPGEMEISVTPKTEALLTRKVAVSAGAGCVPTDKAGAFKEAAYSIKTQEKDNSGKMEMIVTPRQEGVSDEISAVQGKEQVVVITQSRGTAPAMEFMGGDGASSGIIISTVKGEKAEGVKEAAYSITTAKDAVPGSMKISVVPVKEEASSGTPAAPDQAAVKKDDRAVIQIALLLDTSGSMTGLINQARTYLWKIVNDMTLARQNGKLPDIRIALYEYGNDGLSSKDAWIRQVLPLTDDLDKVSEELFKLKTNGGTECCGAVIDRAVKELKWNTEDPNALKLVFIAGNEPFNQGSVPYAESIARGLAKGITVNTIHCGNAGDRDTALWKDGAKKGDGSFLNIDHNATPPDPETPYDGELAKLSSSLNGTYLAYGSREVQAERLSKQESQDRLAQELSSTAYAGRVKAKANKAAYRNTSWDLVDLYERDGTKALGNLNGAGQLPKELEGKTPEEVEAVVKKKAEERGALQKKVMELDAQRSEWLAKWKAQQSVSGNAGPDSLDDAIIRAVRKQASKKQFSFVKENGAEGKNSPMK; translated from the coding sequence ATGAACCATATTATTGCATGTACATTGGGGCTGCTGGGCGCCGGAGCACTTTGCTCGCATGGCGAATCCGCTGCCGCTCCCGCGAACGGGCGCCCCGTTGCGCCGGAAAAGGATAAATACTCCATCACGCCGGGACGGCAGGGGAATGCGCAGGAGGTGAAAAAATCCGTGGCTTCCGTTACCGTGAGTTCCGCCATGGGGCACGCCTCCTGCGTGAAAATAAGCACGTCTGAACCGGAAAAGGCTGAGGGAATGAAGAGTGGCGCCTATTCCGTCACGACCAGGAATGGTCCCGCTCCGGGAGAGATGGAGATCAGCGTAACTCCAAAGACGGAAGCCCTCCTCACCCGGAAAGTGGCGGTTTCCGCCGGGGCAGGGTGCGTTCCCACGGATAAGGCAGGGGCGTTCAAGGAAGCTGCCTATTCCATCAAGACGCAGGAAAAGGACAACTCCGGAAAGATGGAAATGATTGTGACGCCCCGGCAGGAAGGAGTTTCTGACGAAATTTCAGCCGTTCAGGGAAAAGAACAGGTAGTTGTCATTACACAGTCCAGGGGAACGGCTCCTGCCATGGAGTTCATGGGCGGGGACGGCGCCAGCTCCGGCATCATCATAAGTACGGTGAAAGGGGAGAAGGCTGAGGGGGTGAAGGAAGCCGCTTATTCCATTACCACCGCAAAGGATGCCGTTCCCGGCAGCATGAAGATCAGCGTGGTTCCCGTGAAGGAGGAAGCTTCTTCCGGAACGCCTGCCGCGCCGGACCAGGCGGCTGTAAAAAAGGATGACCGCGCCGTGATCCAGATTGCCCTTTTGCTGGATACCTCCGGCAGCATGACCGGACTCATCAACCAGGCGCGCACGTACCTGTGGAAGATTGTCAATGACATGACGCTGGCGCGCCAGAACGGCAAATTGCCCGACATCCGGATTGCCCTGTATGAGTACGGAAATGACGGGCTGTCTTCCAAAGATGCCTGGATCCGCCAGGTGCTTCCGCTCACGGATGACCTGGACAAGGTTTCCGAGGAGCTGTTCAAGCTGAAAACCAACGGCGGCACGGAATGCTGCGGCGCCGTCATTGACCGGGCCGTGAAGGAGCTGAAATGGAACACGGAGGATCCCAATGCGCTGAAACTGGTGTTTATTGCAGGCAATGAACCCTTCAACCAGGGCAGCGTGCCGTATGCGGAGTCCATCGCGCGGGGGCTGGCCAAGGGCATTACCGTCAACACCATTCATTGTGGGAATGCAGGGGACCGGGATACGGCCCTGTGGAAGGACGGAGCCAAGAAAGGGGACGGCAGTTTCCTGAATATTGACCATAATGCCACTCCCCCGGACCCGGAAACGCCCTATGACGGAGAGCTTGCCAAGCTGAGTTCCTCCCTGAACGGGACGTATCTGGCCTACGGTTCCCGGGAGGTGCAGGCTGAAAGGCTGAGCAAGCAGGAAAGCCAGGACAGGCTGGCCCAGGAGCTGTCATCCACGGCTTACGCGGGTCGCGTCAAGGCGAAGGCCAACAAGGCAGCGTACCGCAACACCTCCTGGGACCTGGTGGACCTTTATGAACGGGACGGAACCAAGGCTCTGGGTAATTTGAATGGCGCCGGGCAGCTTCCCAAGGAACTGGAAGGCAAAACCCCGGAAGAAGTGGAGGCCGTGGTGAAAAAGAAGGCGGAAGAGCGCGGAGCCTTGCAAAAGAAGGTGATGGAGCTGGATGCGCAGCGCAGCGAATGGCTGGCCAAGTGGAAGGCGCAGCAGAGCGTTTCCGGGAATGCCGGGCCGGACAGCCTGGATGACGCCATTATCCGTGCCGTACGGAAGCAGGCTTCCAAAAAGCAGTTTTCCTTTGTGAAAGAGAACGGAGCGGAAGGAAAAAACTCCCCTATGAAATAA
- a CDS encoding VWA domain-containing protein, whose protein sequence is MNIMWCLIAVWAGIAVPAHSRDADDGLAARNIILPQRRVILPADRAVRQAVGMEKVNARVLVNGRSAVTTLELNVRNDGSSPAEAELLLPVPEGVVVKGFYYGDGKTAWQASLMPAAEARRLYDRIVARRKDPALLEFAGYGAIRTSVFPVPPRSSVKLGMVYEQLLAPTDHRLDYVLPRTEALSGGAPWTVRVELAPGKGAPGNVFTPSHQMKRHELEDGTVVLTLAEERMSPGPFRLSWLEARGKKGEAHAAPDTSIYASPDAEGGKNGYFLAMVGKDGTPGANTILREVTLVLDRSGSMRGEKLASMKEAAKQIVSGLNPGERFNIITYNEGVNLFEAAPVEKSGKTEKAVHAWLDAVVARGGTNVHEALSAALAQPSHEGMLPVVLFLTDGLPTIGRTSEKDIVALAGEGNKAERRIFTIGVGEDVNAPLLRRMAEISGGLPSYVLSGENLEVKLGQVFRQLYGPVFRKVRYTVCSPDGREQPGRVQDAIPSGTLPDIYSGAPAVLAGRYIGTEPFLVKGTCVDRNNTEWTFSITVDPQRIASMKDDFVARLWAARKIGSLETALMDMGEDSSGTGELRNYPETLELTEEIMRLSRDFGIMSSATAFFADDGSSGSWHVPGASPLGGQMGRVMQESREGMDAISLQENAVAKKKELTLNKYNIQLDRRGRAVSFLHTAQIAQNGYFNRNGVWMENTVLSRPDRGRAVRTVQVGTPEYAAVADKLVKTNRQGLLALDGSVMLLLDGETVLMQNSFP, encoded by the coding sequence ATGAACATCATGTGGTGCCTGATAGCCGTATGGGCGGGAATAGCCGTTCCGGCCCATTCCCGGGATGCTGATGACGGGCTGGCTGCCCGGAACATCATCCTGCCGCAGAGGCGCGTCATTCTCCCGGCGGACCGGGCGGTCCGGCAGGCGGTGGGGATGGAAAAGGTGAACGCCCGCGTTCTGGTGAACGGACGCAGCGCCGTAACCACTCTGGAACTGAACGTGCGCAATGACGGTTCCTCCCCGGCGGAGGCGGAGCTGCTGCTGCCCGTTCCGGAAGGCGTGGTGGTGAAGGGATTTTATTACGGGGACGGAAAGACGGCATGGCAGGCGTCCCTGATGCCTGCGGCAGAAGCCCGCCGCCTGTATGACCGCATTGTGGCGCGCAGAAAAGATCCGGCCCTGCTGGAATTTGCGGGCTATGGCGCCATCCGGACCAGCGTGTTTCCGGTGCCGCCCCGGTCTTCCGTGAAACTGGGCATGGTTTACGAACAACTGCTGGCCCCCACGGACCACCGTCTGGATTATGTCCTGCCCAGAACGGAAGCCCTGTCCGGCGGCGCGCCGTGGACGGTGAGGGTGGAGCTGGCCCCCGGAAAGGGCGCTCCGGGCAACGTTTTCACCCCCTCCCATCAGATGAAGCGCCATGAGCTGGAGGATGGAACCGTGGTTCTGACCCTGGCGGAGGAGAGGATGAGCCCCGGGCCCTTCCGCCTGTCATGGCTGGAGGCGCGCGGAAAAAAGGGGGAAGCCCACGCCGCTCCGGATACCAGCATTTATGCTTCTCCTGACGCGGAAGGCGGCAAAAACGGCTATTTCCTGGCGATGGTGGGCAAGGACGGCACTCCCGGCGCAAACACCATCCTGCGGGAAGTTACGCTGGTGCTGGACAGGTCCGGCAGCATGCGGGGGGAAAAGCTGGCCAGCATGAAGGAAGCGGCCAAGCAGATTGTTTCCGGCCTGAATCCCGGAGAACGCTTCAACATCATCACTTATAATGAAGGGGTCAACCTGTTTGAGGCGGCTCCTGTGGAAAAAAGCGGAAAGACGGAGAAAGCGGTTCATGCTTGGCTGGACGCCGTGGTGGCGAGGGGCGGCACCAACGTTCATGAGGCCCTGTCCGCCGCGCTGGCCCAGCCCTCCCATGAGGGAATGCTGCCCGTGGTGCTTTTCCTGACGGACGGCCTTCCCACGATCGGCCGCACTTCTGAAAAAGACATTGTGGCTCTCGCGGGAGAGGGGAACAAGGCGGAGAGGCGCATTTTCACCATCGGAGTGGGGGAAGACGTGAATGCCCCCCTGCTGAGGCGCATGGCTGAAATTTCCGGAGGGCTGCCGTCCTACGTTCTTTCCGGAGAAAACCTTGAAGTCAAGCTGGGGCAGGTGTTCCGGCAGTTGTACGGCCCTGTTTTCCGGAAGGTCCGCTATACCGTCTGTTCTCCGGATGGCAGGGAACAGCCGGGAAGGGTGCAGGACGCCATTCCCTCCGGGACGCTGCCGGATATTTATTCCGGCGCCCCCGCCGTGCTGGCCGGCAGGTACATAGGTACGGAACCGTTCCTGGTCAAGGGAACCTGTGTGGACCGGAATAACACGGAATGGACTTTTTCCATCACTGTGGACCCGCAGCGCATCGCCAGCATGAAGGATGATTTTGTGGCCCGGCTGTGGGCCGCGCGTAAAATAGGCAGTTTGGAAACGGCCCTGATGGATATGGGGGAAGATTCTTCCGGTACGGGAGAGCTGAGGAATTATCCTGAAACACTGGAATTGACGGAGGAAATTATGCGGCTTTCACGGGATTTCGGGATCATGAGTTCAGCCACCGCCTTTTTTGCGGATGACGGGAGTTCCGGTTCATGGCACGTTCCGGGAGCTTCCCCGCTGGGGGGGCAGATGGGAAGAGTGATGCAGGAGTCACGGGAAGGGATGGATGCGATTTCCCTGCAGGAGAATGCCGTAGCCAAGAAGAAGGAGCTGACCCTGAACAAGTACAACATCCAGCTGGACCGCAGGGGCCGTGCCGTTTCCTTCCTCCATACGGCGCAAATTGCGCAGAACGGATATTTTAACAGGAACGGGGTCTGGATGGAAAACACGGTGCTTTCCCGTCCGGACAGGGGCCGCGCCGTGAGGACGGTCCAGGTGGGCACGCCGGAATATGCCGCCGTGGCGGACAAGCTGGTTAAGACCAACCGCCAGGGGCTCCTGGCCCTGGACGGCTCCGTGATGCTTCTCCTGGATGGAGAAACCGTGCTGATGCAGAACAGTTTTCCGTAA
- a CDS encoding amidohydrolase family protein, with protein MNCMKEPEILTIDAHCHLFNHEVLSWRLLMDFILSRMRPRGTRARLETAGGISELKRIIRFFKTGLMDTENIYGKLLAEGGCNTVVPLMFDLDYCMKGAGCSDGLRRRKGYKKNVKKAARKEWAALRKELDELASRAGKGERRELGEMKQALRRLSRKTERLSLGKRDAFRAQEEELLKLAAAHPGRVLPFYVVDPRRPGNCVHGPDGTMDVSPLTDRLVPRLGGKGGFYGFKLYCPNGYSPTDPALMALYEYCERHGAPLTAHCSGGGFASFSPSIAVHGHVYRNGEVVPHDGVLEFRHYRLTDKLRVKEKAELLNHPRLWEKVMEAFPRLRLNLAHFGCQDEGTEWTELIYGMMEKFPGLHTDLSCITEASRLREMREYFLRAPEQVRRKFLFGSDFYLNLLFLDGMREYMENFRNTFTEQERRELMTANPSDFLGLS; from the coding sequence ATGAATTGTATGAAGGAGCCGGAAATTTTAACCATAGACGCCCATTGCCATTTATTCAACCACGAGGTTCTTTCCTGGAGGCTCCTGATGGATTTCATCCTTTCCCGCATGCGTCCACGGGGAACGCGGGCGCGTCTGGAAACGGCGGGAGGCATCAGCGAGTTGAAGAGGATCATCCGTTTTTTCAAGACGGGCTTGATGGATACGGAGAATATTTACGGCAAGCTGCTGGCGGAGGGCGGCTGCAATACCGTCGTGCCGCTGATGTTTGACCTGGATTACTGCATGAAGGGCGCCGGGTGTTCCGATGGACTCCGGCGGCGCAAGGGGTATAAGAAGAATGTAAAAAAAGCGGCGCGGAAGGAATGGGCCGCGCTCCGGAAGGAACTTGATGAGCTGGCGTCCCGCGCCGGGAAGGGGGAGAGAAGGGAGCTGGGGGAGATGAAGCAGGCCCTCCGCCGCCTGTCCAGAAAGACGGAACGGCTTTCCCTGGGAAAACGGGATGCGTTCCGGGCGCAGGAGGAAGAACTGCTCAAACTGGCGGCGGCGCATCCCGGCAGGGTGCTTCCGTTTTACGTGGTGGACCCGCGCCGCCCCGGCAACTGCGTGCACGGTCCGGACGGGACGATGGACGTTTCCCCCCTGACGGACAGGCTGGTTCCAAGGCTGGGCGGGAAGGGCGGTTTTTACGGCTTCAAGCTGTATTGCCCCAACGGCTATTCCCCTACGGACCCGGCGCTGATGGCCCTGTACGAGTATTGCGAACGGCACGGGGCGCCGCTGACGGCCCATTGCTCCGGCGGCGGTTTTGCCAGTTTTTCCCCTTCCATCGCGGTGCACGGCCATGTTTACCGGAATGGAGAGGTTGTTCCGCATGACGGCGTTCTGGAGTTCAGGCACTACCGCCTGACGGACAAGCTCCGGGTGAAGGAGAAGGCGGAACTCCTGAACCATCCCCGGCTGTGGGAGAAGGTAATGGAGGCTTTTCCGCGCCTCCGGCTGAACCTGGCCCACTTTGGCTGCCAGGACGAGGGCACGGAGTGGACGGAACTGATTTACGGCATGATGGAGAAGTTCCCCGGCCTTCATACGGATTTGTCCTGCATTACGGAGGCGTCCAGGCTCAGGGAGATGCGGGAGTACTTCCTCAGGGCTCCGGAACAGGTGCGCCGCAAATTCCTGTTCGGCAGTGATTTTTATCTGAACCTTCTTTTTCTGGACGGGATGAGGGAGTACATGGAGAATTTCCGGAACACGTTCACGGAGCAGGAAAGGCGGGAGCTGATGACGGCCAACCCTTCCGACTTCCTGGGATTGTCCTGA
- a CDS encoding response regulator transcription factor, with product MHRYRILVVEDDHAIRNGLSDALAVSGYDVLSARDGYEALEMIHAEEYDLALLDVVLPGANGFDLLRRIREDRATVPVLMLTAKGAEADKVKGLKLGADDYVVKPFSLLEVLARIEAVLRRSPERPSAVSRVMLPEGHLDFATRALVLEEGPVTLTTKEFDLARHLAANAGRIITREEILARVWKMDPRLVETRSIDTTIARLREKMGKRNAAVIRTLRGQGYIWEDDA from the coding sequence ATGCACCGCTACCGCATTCTGGTCGTAGAAGACGACCATGCCATCAGAAACGGCCTGTCGGACGCCCTGGCGGTGTCCGGCTACGACGTGCTGTCCGCCAGGGACGGTTATGAAGCCCTGGAGATGATCCATGCAGAGGAGTATGACCTGGCCCTGCTGGATGTGGTGCTGCCCGGAGCGAACGGATTTGACCTGCTGAGGCGCATCCGGGAAGACCGGGCTACCGTTCCCGTGCTGATGCTTACCGCCAAGGGGGCGGAGGCGGACAAGGTCAAGGGGCTGAAGCTGGGGGCGGATGATTATGTGGTGAAGCCGTTCAGCCTGCTGGAGGTGCTCGCCAGGATAGAGGCCGTGCTGAGGCGGTCCCCGGAAAGGCCCAGCGCCGTCAGCCGCGTCATGCTGCCGGAAGGGCATCTGGATTTCGCCACCCGCGCCCTGGTGCTGGAGGAGGGCCCTGTGACGCTGACGACCAAGGAATTTGACCTGGCGCGCCACCTGGCGGCCAATGCCGGAAGAATCATCACCCGTGAGGAAATTCTGGCGAGGGTCTGGAAGATGGACCCCCGGCTGGTGGAAACGCGGAGCATTGACACCACGATCGCCCGTTTGCGGGAAAAAATGGGGAAAAGGAACGCTGCCGTCATCCGCACCCTCAGGGGGCAGGGCTACATTTGGGAGGATGATGCATGA